The Parabacteroides timonensis sequence AGAGAAACACGATGTATGCTTTATCGCTGAAGTGTATAACCCGAACGAATACCGCAATTATATTTTCAACGGCCATTTCGATTATCTGTATGATAAGGTAGGCCTGTACGACACCATACGTGCCGTGATGTGTAACCAGGCTCCGGCAACTAATATTTCCGGCTGCTGGCAAGCCCTGGAAGGTATACAGCCACACATGCTGAATTTCCTCGAAAACCATGACGAGCAGCGCGTGGCGTCTTACTTTTTTGCCGGTGATCCGCGCCCGGGTATTCCGGGTATGATCCTGTCGGCCACCATGAACACCAATCCGGTGATGATTTATAGCGGTCAGGAACTGGGTGAGCCGGGCATGGACGAAGAAGGGTTCAGCGGGCGTGACGGCCGTACCACGATATTCGATTATTGGAGTGTGGAAAGCTTGCGTAACTGGATCAACGATGGCGCTTTCGATGGCGGCAAACTGACTTCCGAGCAACGTCTTCTTCGTACGAAGTATGCAAAAATACTGAACATCGCTAAAACAGAACAGGTTATTACCCTGGGGGCGTTCTACGACCTGATGTATGCCAACTCGCGTAATCCGTATTTTAACGCGAACCGCCAGTATGTGTTTATGCGTAAATACCTGAACGAAGTGTTGCTGGTTGTTGTCAATTTCGATAAGAGCGAGCAGACCGTACGGGTGAAAATTCCATCGGAAGCGTTTCATTCGCTGGGATTTGACGATAATAGGGCTGCTGTCCTGACCGATTTACTGACAGGAGAGACGAGTATCAGCACACTGACGGCGGCTTGTCCGTTCCAGCTGACTCTTCCTGCCTATTCCGGTAAGCTACTGAAGTTTACGTATAAGAAATAATTGGTTTACATACGAAATACTGATAAGAGGGGCGGGGGTGACTCGCCCTTCTTGTTGAAAGTTTTCTGAAGATAAGGAGATTATTGCAAATAAGTTTTGTACTTTTGCACCACAATTCAAATCTATTTACTTAAGATAAATATTCGGAATAATGAGTGCACAAACTCCTTTCTTGGTGTTTTCGGGAACCAACTCCCGGTATCTTGCAGAGAAAATTTGCAATAGTCTTGGTTGTCCTCTGGGACAGATGAACATTCAACACTTTGCTGACGGTGAATTTTCAGTTTCTTACGAAGAGTCTATCCGCGGCCGCGATGTGTTCCTGGTTCAATCAACATTTCCTAATTCGGACAATCTGATGGAGCTTCTCCTGATGATTGATGCTGCTAAACGTGCTTCTGCACACTCTGTAATTGCTGTCGTTCCTTATTTTGGTTGGGCCCGTCAGGACAGAAAGGATAAACCCCGTGTGTCTATCGGTGCGAAACTGATCGCTGATATGTTGAGTACAGCCGGTATCGACCGTTTGATTACTATGGACTTGCATGCTGACCAGATCCAGGGATTCTTTAATGTTCCGGTGGATCATTTGTATGCTTCTTCCATCTTCCTTGATTATATTAAAAACGAACTGCCTCTCGATAACTTGTGTATCGCGACTCCGGATGTGGGTGGTACGAAACGTGCCAGCAGCTATTCCAAGTATCTGGGATTACCGATGGTTATCTGTCATAAGTCACGTTTACGTGCCAATGAGGTGGCAGAAATGCGTATCATTGGTGATGTAGAAGGTCTGGATGTCCTTTTGGTAGACGATATGGTGGATACAGCCGGTACAATCACGAAGGCTGCCAACCTGATGTTGGAGAACGGTGCGAAGTCGGTTCGCGCTATTGCCAGCCACGCTGTTATGTCTGATCCGGCTTCAACACGTGTTGACCAGTCGGCGCTGACTGAAATGATCTTTACAGACTCTATTCCTTACGCTAAGAAATGCGAAAAGGTGAAGGTATTGTCTGTCGCTGATATGTTTGCCGAAGCAATCCGTCGTGTTTGCAGTGGCGAGTCTATCAGTTCTTTGTATGCTATTTGATTTTATATAAAATAATAAACAGGCACGGATTACACATTTATTTGTGGTTCCGTGCCTGTTTTTTTATGCTTATTCCCCGATATATCCTTTCAGGGCATTGACATAGTTTTCGAATGCCTGCCTGCCGGGAGGTGCTATGCGGCAGGTGGTACGGGGTTTCTTTCCAACAAAACTTTTTTCAACTTCTATATAGCCGGCTTCGCTCAGTTTATCTATCTGCACACTCAGGTTGCCGGCCGTTGCCTGTGTCTTTTCTTTCAGGTAGACAAAATCTGCCTCCTCGACAGAAAGAAGTATAGACATCACGGCGAGCCGTAATTGAGAGTGGAGTAGCGGATCTAGTTCTTTAAACATTGCTTTTGAGCTTTATTGTTGACGATATGTCCGGGTATGATCATCATAAACACGAACGATAAACCGAAGTAAAGATACCATAAAGTGGTCGCTTTTTCGCCAATTATCAGCATGGTTAGCATATAGATTGCGATAATAAAAGCGATCAGAGGTGTATAAGTCATCCAGCGCTCCTGTATGATAATTCCGGTAATGGAAACGCCGATTCCGCAATAAATCAAAGAGAGCGGCAGCATCAGGATAAAGTCGATATACCGGGCGAAACTAAATTCGATGATACCGATCGTCAGAAAAGTAACGATGAACATCCAGCCCATTACCTGCCATACCTGAGAAATGACTTTGTCGGTGTAAGTTACAACTTTCGGAGGCCTTTGTCTTTGTCTGTAAGACATTATCGGCCATATAACGAACATCAGCATCCATCCCCAACTCCATATAAAGTTGTGTGTAAGACTAATCAGTACAAATAAAACGATCGATAGGACGGTTGTGAAATAGCCATATATTAGCATGATATTCCCTTGTCCAATCTCCATGTTCTTTTTACTGGAGTTTATCATTTGAGTGATGAGCGCTAGGCTCTCTTTCTCGTTTAGTGTTCTTTCTTCCATGATTTTATTTATTTTTTATTTTGTTCTTAATATGTTGTTCAAAGATAATGTCATTGTTTTTAACGGTCAATCATTCCGGTTTATTTTTCGTTTAACCGGTTTCTTTCCGAGTCGGAACTCCGTTCCACCGTCTTCTTTTTGATCTTCTTGCCGTTGTTGAAGTTCCAGGTCAGGGAAACTTTGAATGTACGTCCCAGGTTGCCGCTTTCGTAATGGCTCCGTGTCGTATATGCATCGATATGACTCACGAAATTATTGTAGCGGTTGAAGATGTTATTGACCGATGCCGTTAACAGGAAACGGTTACCGGCGAATTTTTTTCGTGCAGACAGGCTGAATATATGGCGGGAGGCGATTTCACTGTTCCCGGAATATAGGCGGCTTGTTCCGTTGTACTGAGCTTCCAGCGTGATGTCTTCCGGTAATTGGAAAGATGTGTTCACGTTGGCAAAGGCCAGATAATGATGTGCGAAAGCGGCTTCTTCCGTCATGCGGATATCTTGCTTTACACCTACGAAATTAGCCGTCAGATCGAGCCACGGGGTCGGTTGCAGCGGTATGTTGGCTGCGACGAACCAATGGTTTTCGATGTCGTGGTTTTCATAGGTGATGTAGGATATGTCCGGATCGGTTGCATCTTGTTTACAGAATTCGCGGATCAAGTCGTGGTGCAGGCTACCGCCGATAGTCAGTGTATAACGGTAATTGTAGACTATGGTGGCGCTGAAACGGTTGATATACGTTGGTTTCAGATACGGATTGCCGATGTTATAGCTGTAATCGGAAGTCTGAAGGCGGTTCGGATTGAGCGTATAGAATGCCGGGCGTTCGATATTGCGGGCATATTGTCCGACAAGCATCCATGTTTTCAGGTTGTTGAAAGCGTATGTGATATTCAGGTTCGGGAAAAGATCGAAATAATCCCGGTCGATGTGGTCGCTTTTATTGGAAGTCCGGGTATATTCTCCCCTTACTCCTGCGATGAACGACCAACGGTTGACATCGGCAGAAAAGGAAACGTATGCTCCGAAGATGTTCTCTTTATATTTGAGTGCGTATCCGTATCCCGGGTTTACGTTCCATTGTTGGTTTTCCGACAAGCCTTCGTAGCATGCGTTATCGTCCATGAATGTATAGGTGTACTTCAGGCCGGTGTTCAGTGATATTCCCTTTTTAAGATGCTTCCTGAGCGCGATGTCCGATGTGACGATCTGGTAGGTTGCATCCGAATTGCTCCTGTATGTACTGTCTTTATTCCATTCTTTCTGCATGGTGTAGTAGTTGTTCTTTCCGGTTGACTTTTTATTGGCGTAATCCGTGATCAGTTTAAGGACGGAACCTTTATTGTCGAGCTTATGCAGGTAGTTTACCGTGGCGGATAATGTATTATAGTCGTCTTTCTGATAATAATCTCCTGTACTGTTCAATAGAAAACCTTGTTTCGTTAATTCCGTTTCGCTGTAAGAACTACTTTTGGAAACTTGTCCGATATATTCTATTTCTGCACCTATACTGTTAAGTGTGTCGATTTCAAAAATGGAGCTGATACGTCCGGTTCCGTAGTTCGAACGGGTATCGAATTCGGAAAGACTCGAAAAACGGTCGCTGTCGTTCGTGTATTCTCTGGAGGAAGTCATTTCGCTATTGTTCTTAGGTGTGAAAGAACCTGATGCTGCTGCATTTACCGTCCATTTCCCCATACGGGCGTTTAATGTCGCGGAAGGCAGATAACGGTTTAGGGAAGATGATAAAACCGTCCCCATCATTATATTTCCCTGCACGCCGTTGTACTGTCGTTGCCGGAGTGTGATCGAAATGATCCCGCCACGGGAACTGGCTTCATATTCTGCCCCGGCAATGGGAATGACTTCTATCCGTTTGATCTCTTCTGATTTCATGGAACGTAAGTAGGAGAGAAGTTCTTCGCCGGTGAGTTTAATCTCTCGGTTGTCGACAAATACTTTTGTACCCTGCGCACCATTTATGGATATGTTTTCGTCCGTCAGCCATACGCCGGGAGCCTGTGAGAGTAACTCGGTTCCGTCTTTGCCGCTGGAAGGGGAAACGGATAATATGAAGCGATCGGCTTTTCGTTCAATGTTTTTAGCTTGTACCACGACCTCTTTCAATGCATAGGAGGATTGTTTCAGTGAAATGGTATCGGGGTGGGAGAGCGGTAACCGAATGGTTTTCCGCACCGGATCGTATCCGAGACATTGGGTGACGACGGTATAAGTTCCGTTTTCTACTTCCAGTTTGAAGTCACCTTTATCATTGGTCGTAACTCCGGCTTTCTGTATATCATCTTTCAGCAGAACAATGGTGGCATATTCAATCCTTTTTCCCGGTTCATCCGTTATATGTCCGGAGTAAACCGTCATTCCTGCCGGCTTTTGGGCTATGCCCGAAAAGCTGGCAGCGAAGATGAACAGGAGGAACGAGGTACTTTTCATGGTATTATTCGCTTGAAGGATAATATAATTTAAGCTTGACTGTCTCTTCTTCTTTTTGAGTTTTGCAATTTTTCATGACATATCCTTCGGCCGGTTTATGGTCGTCTGTGAAATCCATTTTATGATTGCCGTTCTCATCGTGGAAGACTGAGAGGTCGAACTGTTCCCATTCTACGTTTTCGAGTGTGACGGTGGCTTCTCCTTTTTCAGGTTTGGCCATACCGTATACAGGTTTGCTTTCTTTTCCTGACTGGGCCATGACGAGGATCATGCCGTTATCTCCCCGGATATTACTGATTTTTACTGTAATGGTCCGCGACCAGGCCATGCTACCGGTAAAAAACATTGCCATGATAATTAGTAATATTGTCCGTTTCATTTTTCTTCCTCCTCTTCTTTAATCATATAATGACTAGCGATCTCTAATCCCAGATTGATGCCCCAACCGGCTATTACCCACAAAACCCACCAGTAATATGGACTTGTGACATAATTAACTACTGCCAAAAAGCTGCATATAACGATATAGCGGAGGATATTCATCTTCAGCTGTGCTGGAAATGAATTGTTTTTCTTGTTTGAGTTTACTGTTGCTTCCATTGTCGTTGTCTCTTTAATTGTTGTCTGTAAATTGGTTTATATTATAAACCACATATAGATTAAAAAAGTGCAAGGAGTTGCGCATTTCTCACTTACACACCGCAAATATAAAATAGTTTATAATATAAACCAAATAAAACAGGAAAAAAATAGACTGATCTGGTATAAATTTATTTTTCTATCCTATCTGAAGTAGATTACATGGCGTACTAAATGAAATTACTATGGCGGGTAATCAGTGGTTGATAACCATCAACCGAACGGCTGATAATTATCAACCATGCGGTTGACGGTTATCGATCGTATGGCTGACAATTATCGGCCATTAAAAACTACTTGGAATAAATGAGATGAGTTTAGGTCAAACTTCTTGTTTGTAAGCGCTTTAGGTAATAAAAGAGTACATAAAATGTGAATGTACTCTTTTATTATTTAAAATAGATCGGCATGAGAACCGGTATCTGTGAATAAAAGTATTAATTCCGTATCGTTTTGGTCCCAGACCAACAACCAGTCCGATTGGATATGGTATTCCCACAGGCCTTCATATTTACCACTTAATTTGTGTGGGCGGTATTCTACAGGGAGGTTTCCGGTTGTTTCAAGAAGTTTGGATACTTTTTCGAATATGGAAATGTTGTATCCTCTTTTTTTTACAGAGCTTCAAATCTTTTTTGAATTTACCTGTATAGTTGAGTGTGTATTTCTTGTTCATCCGAAAATTTGTTTCATCATATCCTCTGTACTTTCAGCATGATAGATTCTTCCGGCTTTCACGTCTTCCAATGCTTCATCCAGTCCACATTTCTTTTCTTTGCGAACAGTGATGCTTCCTCCCATGCTTTTTATCAGTTTACGTATAGCAGATACGTATTTTTCGGGAATGGAGATTTCGAATGTTTTTAAAGTTGTTGGTTCCATAGTTGTTTATATTATAGTCTGATACAAAGATAAGTATAATTATTGACAAAGGTTTATTTTTCTTCGTCGATTATCATACCGCTACCCAGGCAGAGATGATGGTCTTTGTCGTAGACAACACCGTACTGGCCGGGGGCGATTCCCTGTATTTTGTTCTCGGACTCGATGCGATATAAATCTCCGATACGGCGGATACGTCCCAGGGTAAAGTCCGGTGTATGGCGGATTTTGAAGGTGATTTCCTTCTCGTCGGTAAACTCTCCCCACGGGTCTTCGGTGATGAAGTCGAAACCATGCAGGTTGATCGTTTTGCCGTATTGTGTTTCCGGGTCGTAGCCGTTGGAGACGTAGATGATATTACGTTTGATATCTTTCTTGATAACGAACCAGGGGCCGCCGCTCAATCCGAGACCTTTGCGCTGTCCGATCGTGTGAAACCAGTAGCCGTTGTGTTTGCCTAAGACTTTACCCGTTTCCAATTCGACGATCTTGCCGACACGTTTTCCCAGGTAACGTTCGATAAAGTCATTATAGTTGATCTTGCCGAGGAAACAGATACCCTGGCTGTCCTTACGCATGGCGCTGGGCAACTTCTGTTCGGCGGCGATGGCGCGTACTTCGGATTTCATGAGGTGACCGATCGGAAACATCAGCTTCTGGATTTGCAGACGGGTGATTTGTCCGAGGAAGTCGGTCTGGTCCTTTACCGGGTCTTTAGCGGTAGAAAGCCATACTTTGCCGTCTATCTCGGTCGTTGTGGCGTAATGGCCGGTTGCGATCTTGTCGAAGTCTTTTCCCCATTTCTCTTCGAAGCAGCCGAACTTGATAAATTTGTTGCACATCATGTCCGGGTTGGGAGTGAGGCCGCGCTTCACCGAGTCGATCGTGTAGCTGACCACCTTGTCCCAATATTCGTCATGCAGGGATACCACTTCCATGCGGCAACCGTATTTGCGTGCTATATAAGATGTTATTTCTATGTCTTCTTCGGCAGGGCAGTCGATATATCCGTCTTTATCTTCCATACCGATACGGATATAGAAGATGGTAGGATCGTATCCTGCCTCCTTCAACTGATGGACAACTACAGAGCTGTCCACACCTCCTGATACTAATGCTGCTATTTCCATTCTTTCTAAATATATCGGCTACAAAGGTACAAAATATTAGGGTGATATTCCTATGGCTTCGATTTATTCGTTACCTTTGCGGGAGAGCCCTTCGTTGTAATACTTCAGAAAAAACAAAAGAGTTATTATAAATAATATGAGAAATACAATAGTATCGCTTATGACAGCAATGGCATTGACTGCTTGTGCTGGTCCGAAAGAAAATAAAGGACAGGCACCGCAGGAGGATTTTAATTATGTGGTAGACCAGTTCGCCGACCTGCAGATTCTTCGTTATCAGGTTCCCGGATTCGAGTCTCTTTCACTGAAACAAAAACAGTTATTATATCATTTGTCGCAGGCTGCGCTGATGGGGCGTGATATATTCTTTGATCAGAATTGTCGCTATAACCTGCCGATCCGTCGCACACTGGAGACGATTTACACAACGTATAAAGGAAACCGGGAAGATGCGCAGTTCAAGGCGCTGGAGACTTACCTGAAACGGGTGTGGTTTTCAAGCGGCATCCATCATCATTATGCAGAGGATAAGTTTGTTCCCGGATTTACACCTGAGTTTTTCAAGAGTTGTCTGGAACAGGTAGACGTGGCTAATCTTCCTTTACGTGAAGGGCAGACACTGGAGCAGTTTGTCGCTGAGATATCTCCGGTGATCTTTGATCCGTCCGTATTGGCGAAGCGTACCGTGCAGAGCGGTGATCAGGATCTGATTCTGGCATCCGCCAATAATTACTATGGCGGAGGTGTTACCGAGAAAGAGGTGGAAGACTTTTATACTGCCATGAAAGCGGGAAAAGATACTATCACCCCGATTTCTTACGGTCTGAACAGCCGTTTGGTGAAAGAGAACGGAAAGATCGTTGAGAAGGTGTGGAAAGTCGGCGGCCTTTATTCGGCAGCCATCGAACAGATAGTCGGCGAGTTGCAGAAAGCTGTGCCTTTTGCCGAGAACGATGCACAGAAAGCAATCATCGAAAAACTGATCGAATACTATCAGACAGGCGATCTGAAGACGTTTGATGCTTATTCCATCCTTTGGGTAGAAGATACGACATCCGATGTGGACTTTGTAAACGGCTTTATCGAAACTTACGGCGATCCGCTGGGAATGAAGGCCAGCTGGGAATCAACCGTGAACTTTATCAACAAGGAAGCGACAAAGCGTACAAAGATTATCAGCGACAACGCACAATGGTTTGAAGACCATTCCCCAGTAGACAAACGTTTCAAAAAAGAAAAGGTGAAGGGTGTAAGCGCCAAGGTGATTACCATCGCTATGCTGGGAGGCGATTGCTATCCGGCAACTCCGATCGGCATCAATCTGCCGAATGCAGACTGGATACGCCGCGACCACGGTTCGAAATCAGTTACTATCGAGAATATAACGGAAGCCTACGATAAGGCTTCGCAAGGCAATGGTTTTAGCGAAGAGTTCGTTTGGAGTGACGTTGAACGTGAGGCGTTGAAGAAATACGGATTTATCACGGATAATTTACATACGGATTTGCACGAATGTCTGGGACATGGTTCCGGTAAACTGTTGCCGGATACGGAATCCGGAGCCTTGAAAGCGTACGATTCTACGCTTGAAGAAGCTCGTGCCGACTTGTTCGGATTGTATTATCTGGGTGATCCGAAATTAGTGGAATTAGGTTTGGTGCCGGATGCAGAAGCATATAAGGCAGAGTATTATAAGTATATTATGAATGGCCTGATGACACAACTTGTCCGTATCGAAGCCGGTAAGAATGTGGAAGAAGCCCACATGCGTAACCGTCAGTTGATTGCTCAATGGGCCTACGAGAACGGTAAAGCCGATAACGTGATCGAATATAAGAAACGTGACGGCAAAACATACGTAATTGTAAACGATTACGAAAAACTCCGTAATCTCTTCGGTACGTTACTGGCTGAAGTACAGCGAATCAAGAGCGAAGGCGATTTTGCATCCGGAAAGAAACTGGTGGAAGATTATGGCGTAAAAGTAGACCAGACATTACACGACGAAGTGCTTGCCCGTTATGCTAAACTGAACCTGGCTCCTTACAAAGGTTTTGTGAACCCGGTTATGAAAGAGGTGAAGAACGATAACGGAGAAGTGACCGATATCGTCCTCGATTATACCGAAGGTTACACGGACCAGATGCTTCGTTACAGTAACGATTATTCATTCCTCCCATCTTACAACGACTAAGCTATGTTGCAGGAACAATTAAGAGAAATAAAAATCCAGCTCCGCATGGCAATGAATGGCGTTACATCCACCAGCATGCGCGAGAAGGGGATAAACTATAAACTGAACTTCGGTGTTCCTCTGCCCGAAATAAAGCAGATTGCTGCTATGCACGAACCCGGTTCGGAGCTGGCAGCGGCTCTGTGGAAAGAAGATATCCGTGAGTTCAAGATACTGGCATCCATGTTACAGCCTGCGGATGATTTTCCTTTCGATCAGGCAAAGCAATGGGTGAAAGAAATACCCTATCTGGAAATCGCAGAGCAATGCAGCCGTAATCTGTTTTGCAAGTTGACTTATGTCGATAACCTTCTTTTGGGATTAATCTTCAATGTGGAAGACGAGTATGCCCGTACGGTGGCTTATCTGATTTGGGCGGAACTGTTCAAGGAGGGGAAAACGGTGGTTGCACCTGTAAGAGCTGCATTTATTGTGGAATGTATGCGGACGATCGCCTGGTCCGACTTCGGCGCTACCTGGAAAGAGAAGCAGGCAGCTGTGAAAGCAATGAAATTTTACGGTCGCCAGTCTGCCGATCATGCCAAGCAAATGTTAAGTGGTTTCGATGAGTTTCCGGAGTTCATGGATACGCCGGAAGGACAGGAAATATATAATGATTTAAAATTTGAATTTGAATATTATAGCTAAGGCTTTGCGTTTAAAATAAATGCGCTAACTTTGTCGGTCGCGTAGAGTCGCAACGAAATGGATGAAAAGAAGTACATAGAGATGAAGCAGTCGTTTACGGAGTATCTGACTGAGAAAAAACTACGAAAGACGGAGGAAAGATATGCTATATTTGAATGCATATGTCGTTTCTCGGGTCATTTCGACATGTACTCACTCCAGGAAAAACTGGAAGAGACGAACTTCCATGTGAGCAAGGCAACGCTTTACAATACGCTGGACGTGCTGGAAGACGGTGGCCTGATCGTGCGGCATCAACTCAACGCCCAATCGGTTCAATACGAACTCCGGGCTTTGGCGGAAACGCATCTTCATCTGATCTGTATGAAGTGCGGGGCGATCCGGGAAATGAAAGACAGTATGCTGAAAAAGGATGTCAACAATCTGAAGATATCCCGTTTCACACCTGAGTTTCATGCGTTGTATATTTATGGGATATGCAGTAAATGCAAGTTCAAGCTTCAGCAGAAGAATGGTAAATAAGAATATTAATAGTCTATTATAAAGATAACATGAAAGTAGATGTTTTATTAGGATTGCAATGGGGTGACGAGGGCAAAGGTAAAGTTGTCGACGTGCTGACTCCGAATTACGATGTAATCACTCGTTTTCAGGGAGGTCCCAATGCAGGACACACATTGGAGTTTAACGGAGAAAAATATATCCTTCGTTCTATTCCGTCAGGTATTTTCCAGGGTGGAAAAGTGAATGTAATCGGTAATGGCGTCGTTCTCGACCCGTTATTGTTTAAGCAGGAAGCCGAAGCGCTTGCTGCCAGTGGTCACGACCTGACCAAACAACTTTGTATTTCCAAGAAGGCACACCTGATCCTGCCTACCCACCGTATGCTGGATGCTGCTTATGAAGCGGCTAAAGGTTCAGGTAAGATCGGTACGACCGGTAAAGGTATCGGCCCGACATATACAGACAAGATCAGCCGTAACGGTCTCCGCGTAGGTGACTTGCTGCATAACTTCGATGAAAAATATGCTGCTGCCAAAGCACGTCACGAAGCAATCCTGAAATCACTGAACTATTCTTATGATATCAAGGAACTGGAAGCTCAATGGTTTGAAGCATTGGAATATCTGAAACAATTCAACCTGATCGACAGCGAGCATGTGGTAAACAACTACCTGAAAGACGGTAAGTCTGTTTTGGCGGAAGGCGCACAGGGAACTATGCTGGATATCGACTTCGGTTCTTATCCGTTCGTTACTTCTTCGAATACGATCTGTGCCGGTTGTTGTACGGGTCTGGGCGTATCTCCGCGCAATATCGGTGAAGTATACGGTATCTTCAAGGCGTATTGTACACGTGTCGGTAGCGGTCCGTTCCCGACAGAGTTGTTCGATGAAACAGGCGATCTGCTTTGTACGTTAGGGCATGAGTTCGGTTCTGTAACAGGACGTAAACGTCGTTGCGGCTGGATCGACCTGGTAGCTTTGAAATATGCCGTTATGATCAACGGCGTAAGCCAGCTTATCATGATGAAGAGCGACGTACTCGATAGCTTCGAAACGATCAAGGCTTGTGTGGCTTACAAGATCAACGGCGAAGAAGTAACGGAATTTCCGTTCGAGATCGACGATACGATCGAACCGGTATACGTTGAACTGCCGGGTTGGAAGACTGACATGACAAAGATGCAGAGCGAAGATGAATTCCCTGAAGAATTCAACGCTTACCTTTCCTTCCTGGAAGAAGAGTTGGGTGTTCCCGTTAAAATCGTGTCAGTAGGACCTGACCGTGAACAGACAATTATCCGGTATACGGAAGAATAAACCTCATATACTATTACAAAATGGCAGAAGACCACCTCTCAGCAGGCCCATCTTCTGCCATTTTTGTTTTTGGCAGACTTTTTGTAAGACATTTCTTGTATAACACTTAATTAATTAGAGCATTATGAGCATGTATTGGATTATATTTATTGGTTTTGCCTTGTTAAGCTGGCTGGTATCTTCCCGACTGAAAAACAAGTTTGAGAAGTATTCTAAGATCCCTATGCCTAACGGTATGACCGGAAAGGACGTGGCTGAGAAGATGTTGCATGATAACGGCATTTACGACGTGAAGGTGATTTCTACTCCCGGACATTTGACAGACCATTACAATCCTGCAAATCAAACGGTGAATCTTAGTGAATCGGTATATTACAGTAATAGTATTGCTGCGGCTGCCGTTGCAGCCCATGAATGCGGTCATGCGGTACAGCATGCCACTTCGTATGCTCCGCTGAAGATGCGGTCGGCATTGGTGCCGGTGGTCAGCTTCGCTTCGAATATCATGACGTGGGTGTTGCTGGGCGGTATGTTGCTGATCCATCAGTTCCCGCAGTTGCTGCTGTTCGGTATCATTCTGTTCGCATCGACGACATTGTTCAGCTTTATCACGTTGCCGGTTGAGATCAATGCCAGCCAGCGTGCATTGGTTTGGTTGAGTAGTGCCGGCATAACGAATGTCAGTACGCATGGAATGGCGGAAGATGCTTTGCGTTCTGCTGCTTATACCTATGTGGTGGCTGCTTTGGGATCGCTGGCTACCTTATTATATTATGTAATGATCTTCCTGGGCGGAAGAAGCCGCGACTAAACGAAAATGACTGCGGCAGCGGATAAAACTGGCTGCTGCAGTGAATAGGGACTGGCTGCTGCACCCACTAAAAATAGCTGCCCGAGCCATTCTGAATGGCTCGGGCAGCTATTTTTATTTCTTCTTTTTCTTCGCTTTACGGGTATCTTTCTCCATAAAATAAACCCAGATCAGTACTCCTATAAGTAATGTCATAGGGATTGAAAAAGCCATGAGAATAT is a genomic window containing:
- a CDS encoding zinc metallopeptidase — its product is MSMYWIIFIGFALLSWLVSSRLKNKFEKYSKIPMPNGMTGKDVAEKMLHDNGIYDVKVISTPGHLTDHYNPANQTVNLSESVYYSNSIAAAAVAAHECGHAVQHATSYAPLKMRSALVPVVSFASNIMTWVLLGGMLLIHQFPQLLLFGIILFASTTLFSFITLPVEINASQRALVWLSSAGITNVSTHGMAEDALRSAAYTYVVAALGSLATLLYYVMIFLGGRSRD